The Thermodesulfobacteriota bacterium genome includes a window with the following:
- a CDS encoding ATP-binding protein, which yields MPRPSPIRRKTSLLFVSPWLLLAALALLALIIAVFAIHNLQRERRLVVSNLVHRGQALAHFVAAGARAGMMGMPGGADRLQDLMAEAATAPDIEYLAVVGEDGKVVAASAAELLDTVLARDSASLEEGPGGVRWHLLDGRGATGRVLEVVSPFDPFRRPPPRQGRRWRQPLAGGPGPPPGPLDGAPGASGWCRNLLEPPPGAPVRYQLLVGLDPAELDQVLAEDRLQIAFLGLALLLVGAGGLISLWAVQSYRVSQEALASVQAFTALIVSRLPVGIVAVDGQGRINTLNRVAEGLFGLSAAGARGRAPAEILPAAIAPLLATPGNGEVLDQELVLAAATGKTHFLAASAVPVVSPEGAAMGRVLLLHDLSELKELEARLRRHDRLAALGRMAAGVAHEVRNPLSSIKGFATFLAGKLPAASREQGIAELLASEVERLDRSIGALLDYTRPLPLRLEAVAMAPFLDTALALMASDAAELGVRIETAYAPDLPVVQADQDRLKQVFLNLFLNALQAMPAGGVLAVQAAAGPRGGVEIRVADTGPGIPAQILDRVMEPYVTTKANGTGLGLAIASKIVEEHGGSLTLANRPEGGAEARLTLPAQPPGPGAAESRPG from the coding sequence ATGCCCCGGCCAAGCCCCATCCGGCGTAAGACCTCGCTGCTTTTCGTCTCCCCGTGGCTGCTCCTCGCCGCCCTCGCCCTGCTCGCCCTCATCATCGCGGTTTTTGCCATCCACAACCTCCAGCGGGAGCGGCGCCTGGTGGTCTCGAACCTGGTGCACCGGGGCCAGGCCCTGGCCCATTTCGTGGCCGCCGGCGCCCGGGCCGGCATGATGGGGATGCCGGGCGGTGCCGACCGCCTGCAGGATCTCATGGCCGAAGCGGCCACGGCACCGGACATCGAGTACCTGGCAGTGGTGGGGGAGGACGGCAAGGTGGTGGCCGCCAGCGCGGCCGAGCTGCTGGACACCGTTCTGGCCCGGGACTCGGCCAGTCTGGAGGAGGGGCCGGGGGGGGTGCGCTGGCACCTGCTGGACGGCCGCGGCGCCACCGGTCGGGTTCTGGAGGTGGTCTCGCCCTTCGATCCCTTCCGCCGGCCGCCGCCCCGGCAGGGACGGCGCTGGCGCCAACCCCTGGCCGGAGGCCCGGGCCCGCCGCCCGGGCCGCTGGACGGAGCGCCCGGTGCCAGCGGCTGGTGCCGCAACCTGCTGGAGCCGCCCCCCGGAGCCCCGGTCCGCTACCAGCTGCTGGTGGGGCTGGATCCTGCCGAGCTGGACCAGGTGCTGGCCGAGGATCGGCTGCAGATCGCCTTTCTGGGCCTGGCCCTGCTCCTGGTGGGGGCCGGCGGTCTCATCTCCCTGTGGGCAGTGCAGAGCTACCGCGTCAGCCAGGAGGCCCTGGCCTCGGTGCAGGCCTTCACCGCCCTCATCGTCAGCCGGCTGCCGGTGGGCATTGTGGCGGTGGACGGCCAGGGGCGGATCAACACCCTCAACCGGGTGGCAGAAGGGCTCTTCGGTCTGTCCGCCGCCGGGGCCCGGGGCCGGGCGCCGGCGGAGATCCTGCCGGCAGCTATCGCGCCGCTGCTCGCCACGCCCGGCAACGGCGAGGTCCTGGACCAGGAGCTGGTCCTGGCCGCCGCCACCGGCAAGACCCACTTCCTGGCCGCCTCGGCGGTGCCGGTCGTCAGCCCGGAAGGCGCGGCCATGGGCCGGGTCCTCCTGCTCCATGACCTCAGCGAGCTCAAGGAGCTGGAGGCCCGCCTGCGGCGGCACGACCGGCTGGCGGCCCTGGGGCGGATGGCCGCCGGCGTCGCCCACGAGGTCCGCAACCCGTTAAGCTCCATCAAGGGCTTTGCCACCTTCCTGGCCGGCAAGCTGCCCGCCGCCAGCCGCGAACAGGGCATCGCCGAGCTCCTGGCCTCCGAGGTCGAGCGCCTGGACCGCTCCATCGGCGCCCTCCTGGACTACACCCGGCCGCTGCCCCTCCGGCTGGAGGCGGTGGCCATGGCCCCTTTCCTGGACACCGCCCTGGCGCTCATGGCCTCGGATGCCGCCGAGCTGGGGGTGCGGATCGAGACCGCCTATGCCCCGGACCTGCCGGTGGTGCAGGCCGACCAGGACCGCCTGAAGCAGGTCTTCCTGAACCTGTTCCTGAACGCCCTGCAGGCGATGCCGGCCGGCGGCGTGCTGGCGGTGCAGGCCGCGGCCGGGCCACGAGGGGGCGTCGAGATCCGCGTGGCGGACACCGGCCCCGGCATCCCGGCACAGATCCTGGACCGGGTCATGGAGCCCTACGTCACCACCAAGGCCAACGGCACCGGCCTGGGCCTGGCCATCGCCAGCAAGATCGTCGAGGAGCACGGCGGCAGCCTGACCCTGGCCAACCGGCCGGAGGGCGGCGCCGAGGCCCGGCTGACCTTACCGGCTCAGCCTCCTGGTCCGGGGGCGGCCGAGAGCCGGCCGGGATGA
- a CDS encoding adenylate/guanylate cyclase domain-containing protein translates to MASRLAFLGRARLLPRAVGLVLAAAMLWLHMADPIFLQDFRERGFDLLLRRLPGKPAGTPIIIVDIDSKSLAGLGQWPWPRTVLAETLRIIASGGPKAVGLDIVFAEPDRTSPREVAASLAGVATPDTLAEIQALPDHDQALAGALLASPTVLGFVFGFDEAVATANQPMARPGRFAVRGFDPSPWLFQALYADANLPLLEGAAVASGFFNIFPDTDGLVRKVPLLMAYGQEIYPSLMLETLATGLGSPTVVLRLAQTGKGLVSSGVKYELKIGEHIVPTDEQGAMRIRYCGPAFSFPYLSLVDVLDGTVAPEVFAGAYVLVGTSAPGLMDIRATPTAQIFPGVEIHAHALNTILTGAHLRRPDWIPGLEQAYLAVVSLLLIILLPRIGAIPGGVLVLATSAGLGFASYWLFAHRGFLLDMLYPLLTTASLFTSGTFLNFVFKERESRKIRGAFGHYVSPAVVHELLQHPERLTLTGEERPMTILFSDIRGFTSISEGMTPQELCQFINEYLTPMTQLILDARGTVDKFIGDAIMAFWNAPQDDPEHAVHACQAALAMLRRLPVLNREWQARGLKPIGIGVGIHSGPARVGNMGSDQRFDYTAMGDTVNLASRLEGVNKLYGTGIIASAATRDLVTGRGFAFRQLDRVRVKGKGEPVTIFELVEEEARLSDDDRAELAVHAELLAAYGRREFAAAAAGFTALAGRHDRLLYRLYAERASQHLATPPPADWEPVTNLTSK, encoded by the coding sequence ATGGCTTCCCGTCTGGCCTTCCTGGGCAGGGCCCGCCTCCTGCCCCGCGCGGTGGGGCTCGTCCTGGCCGCGGCCATGCTCTGGCTGCACATGGCGGATCCGATCTTCCTGCAGGACTTCCGGGAGCGGGGCTTCGATCTCTTGCTCCGCCGGCTGCCCGGCAAGCCCGCCGGCACCCCCATCATCATCGTCGACATCGACTCCAAGAGCCTGGCGGGTCTGGGCCAGTGGCCGTGGCCGCGGACCGTTCTCGCCGAGACCCTGCGCATCATCGCCAGCGGCGGCCCCAAGGCGGTCGGCCTCGACATCGTCTTTGCCGAGCCGGACCGCACCTCCCCCCGTGAGGTGGCGGCCAGCCTCGCCGGGGTGGCAACCCCGGACACCCTGGCGGAGATTCAGGCCCTGCCCGACCACGACCAGGCCCTGGCCGGCGCCCTTCTGGCCAGCCCCACGGTCCTGGGCTTCGTCTTCGGCTTCGACGAGGCCGTGGCCACCGCCAACCAGCCCATGGCCCGGCCGGGCCGCTTCGCGGTCCGGGGTTTCGACCCCAGCCCCTGGCTCTTCCAGGCCCTGTATGCCGACGCCAATCTGCCGCTGTTGGAGGGGGCGGCGGTGGCCAGCGGCTTCTTCAACATCTTCCCGGACACCGACGGCCTGGTGCGCAAGGTGCCGCTCCTCATGGCCTACGGCCAGGAGATCTATCCCAGCCTGATGCTGGAGACCCTGGCCACCGGCCTCGGCTCGCCGACGGTGGTCCTCAGGCTGGCCCAGACCGGCAAGGGCCTGGTCAGCTCCGGCGTCAAGTACGAGCTGAAGATCGGCGAGCACATCGTTCCCACCGACGAGCAGGGCGCCATGCGCATCCGTTACTGCGGTCCCGCCTTCTCCTTCCCGTATCTGTCGCTGGTCGACGTCCTGGATGGTACGGTGGCGCCGGAGGTCTTCGCCGGGGCCTATGTTCTCGTGGGCACCTCAGCCCCGGGGCTCATGGACATCCGGGCCACCCCCACGGCCCAGATCTTTCCCGGTGTGGAGATCCACGCCCATGCCCTCAACACCATCCTCACCGGCGCCCATCTCCGGCGGCCGGACTGGATTCCCGGGCTGGAGCAGGCGTATCTGGCGGTGGTGAGCCTCCTGCTCATCATCCTCCTACCCCGGATCGGCGCCATCCCCGGCGGTGTGCTGGTCCTGGCCACCAGCGCCGGTCTGGGCTTCGCCTCCTACTGGCTCTTCGCCCACCGGGGCTTCCTTCTGGATATGCTCTATCCGCTGCTCACCACCGCGAGCCTTTTTACCAGCGGCACCTTCCTGAACTTCGTGTTCAAGGAGCGGGAATCCCGGAAGATCCGGGGCGCCTTTGGCCATTATGTCTCGCCAGCGGTGGTGCACGAGCTGCTCCAGCATCCGGAGCGGCTCACCTTGACCGGTGAGGAGCGGCCCATGACCATCCTCTTCTCCGACATCCGGGGCTTCACCTCCATCTCCGAGGGGATGACCCCCCAGGAGCTGTGCCAGTTCATCAACGAATACCTGACCCCCATGACCCAGCTGATCCTGGATGCGCGGGGCACAGTGGACAAGTTCATCGGCGACGCCATCATGGCCTTCTGGAACGCCCCCCAGGATGACCCCGAGCACGCGGTCCATGCCTGCCAGGCAGCCCTGGCCATGCTCCGGCGCCTGCCGGTGCTCAACCGGGAGTGGCAGGCCCGGGGGCTCAAGCCCATCGGCATCGGGGTCGGCATCCACTCCGGCCCGGCCCGGGTGGGCAACATGGGCTCGGACCAGCGCTTCGACTACACCGCCATGGGCGACACCGTCAACCTGGCCTCCCGGCTGGAGGGGGTCAACAAGCTCTATGGCACCGGCATCATCGCCAGCGCGGCGACCCGGGATCTGGTGACCGGCCGCGGCTTCGCCTTCCGGCAGCTGGACCGGGTGCGGGTCAAGGGCAAGGGCGAGCCGGTGACCATCTTCGAGCTGGTGGAGGAGGAGGCCCGGCTGTCGGACGACGACCGGGCGGAGCTGGCCGTCCATGCCGAGCTTCTGGCTGCCTATGGCCGCCGGGAGTTTGCGGCCGCCGCCGCCGGCTTCACCGCGCTGGCCGGCCGCCACGACCGCCTCCTCTACCGCCTCTACGCCGAGCGGGCCAGCCAGCATCTGGCCACCCCGCCCCCTGCCGACTGGGAGCCGGTCACCAACCTCACCTCCAAGTGA
- a CDS encoding FecR domain-containing protein: MPPARHLLPLVVVLGLLVAGSALAADLVGRVAVMEGEASAVAENGQRRALAPRAPIEANDTIETGQAGKVQIFFLDETVFTVGPDSAVKIDRFVFDPQSSAGELLANAARGTFRMVTGKISRHNPDRVQVKTPAATIGIRGCYLVGSINPAQQSLTLLFLGGLQGAERGIYAQNEAGATGLTIAGFGVEVAGPQQPPSPPVQFGIDQIRGLLAPTEIQSPAGGGPAGGPSGDSGTGGGDAGAGGDAGDGGGDAGDGGGDAGTGGDAAAGGGDAGNGGGGAGTGQGQDGNVGGWGGVNGSDAGGGAGDGGTPTFSPTTTSEQLDRLNTVIPPRVEETLPTAPTVPKPPPVD, translated from the coding sequence ATGCCGCCCGCCCGCCACCTCCTGCCCCTTGTCGTCGTCCTCGGTCTCCTCGTTGCCGGCTCGGCCCTGGCCGCTGACCTGGTCGGGCGGGTGGCGGTCATGGAAGGGGAGGCCTCGGCGGTGGCCGAGAATGGCCAGCGCCGCGCCCTGGCGCCCCGGGCCCCCATCGAGGCCAACGACACCATCGAGACCGGCCAGGCCGGCAAGGTGCAGATCTTCTTCCTCGACGAAACGGTCTTCACCGTCGGCCCGGACAGCGCGGTAAAGATCGACCGCTTCGTCTTCGATCCGCAATCCTCGGCCGGCGAGCTGTTGGCCAACGCGGCCCGGGGTACCTTCCGTATGGTCACCGGCAAGATTTCCCGCCACAACCCGGATCGGGTGCAGGTGAAGACGCCGGCCGCCACCATCGGCATCCGCGGCTGCTACCTGGTGGGCTCCATCAACCCCGCCCAGCAGTCCCTGACCCTGCTCTTCCTGGGTGGCCTGCAAGGGGCGGAGCGGGGCATCTATGCCCAGAACGAGGCCGGTGCCACGGGGCTGACCATCGCCGGCTTCGGCGTCGAGGTGGCCGGCCCCCAGCAGCCGCCGTCGCCGCCGGTCCAGTTCGGCATCGACCAGATCCGCGGCCTCCTGGCGCCCACCGAGATCCAGAGCCCGGCGGGCGGCGGGCCGGCCGGTGGCCCGTCCGGAGACAGCGGCACCGGCGGGGGCGATGCCGGCGCAGGGGGTGACGCTGGCGACGGCGGTGGTGACGCTGGCGACGGCGGTGGCGATGCTGGTACCGGTGGCGATGCTGCTGCCGGCGGTGGCGACGCTGGCAACGGGGGCGGCGGTGCCGGCACCGGCCAGGGCCAGGACGGCAATGTCGGCGGCTGGGGCGGCGTCAATGGCTCGGATGCCGGCGGCGGGGCCGGCGATGGTGGCACCCCGACCTTCAGCCCTACCACCACCTCGGAACAGCTGGACCGGCTCAACACCGTCATCCCGCCGCGGGTGGAGGAGACGCTGCCCACAGCGCCCACCGTGCCCAAGCCGCCGCCGGTGGACTGA
- a CDS encoding porin family protein: protein MGSRLSRHGLLYLVFAATLAGGFSPVQTWAEAPGVALGRARDLAAAGQGAAAYDLLWQAVLEEPTHLGLNFELGRLAMELGLYENAAATFERILMLDPNQPRSRYELAKAYFELKAYALAEEEFQKVLAAQPPPEVQQAVARYLDELAARQSRHQLEFSGQLGLTYDTNANAGPGAGVVTTSLGPVPVTAEGGPQADWGTVLGLALDHRYALAGGDSWVWQSHGGVNSTLYHDKHAFDLAILSLATGPAQVIPDRRLEMAVTVDAITYGSDDYAQFYGLAPAGTWRLASSLFLNGEAALQKRAYSADDDRDGTYGSIQVTPRLFWGDNRYMVQWRLGWAREDARAGHKSWDGPEAAIGLYSHLVADLTGYLQLGFQDVRYDAQDPSFPELQADKRYRALASLASPLPWWDLAASLAFQYTRNTSTLDVYDYTRRQTTLLLTRRF from the coding sequence ATGGGGTCGCGTCTCTCCCGCCACGGCCTGCTGTATCTCGTCTTTGCCGCCACCCTGGCAGGCGGCTTCTCTCCGGTCCAGACCTGGGCCGAGGCGCCAGGCGTAGCTCTCGGAAGGGCCAGGGATCTGGCCGCCGCCGGGCAGGGCGCCGCGGCCTACGATCTGTTGTGGCAGGCGGTGCTGGAGGAGCCCACCCACCTGGGCCTCAACTTCGAACTGGGCCGCCTGGCCATGGAGCTGGGACTCTATGAGAACGCCGCCGCCACCTTCGAGCGGATCCTGATGCTGGATCCCAACCAGCCCCGCAGCCGCTACGAGCTGGCCAAGGCCTATTTCGAGCTCAAGGCCTATGCCCTGGCCGAAGAGGAGTTTCAGAAGGTCCTGGCCGCCCAGCCGCCGCCGGAGGTGCAGCAGGCGGTGGCTCGCTACCTCGACGAGCTGGCCGCCCGCCAGAGCCGGCATCAGCTGGAATTCTCCGGCCAGCTGGGCCTCACCTACGACACCAACGCCAACGCCGGCCCCGGTGCCGGGGTGGTCACCACCAGCCTGGGACCGGTGCCGGTGACCGCAGAAGGGGGCCCCCAGGCCGACTGGGGCACTGTGCTCGGCCTGGCCCTGGACCACCGCTACGCCCTGGCCGGGGGGGACTCTTGGGTCTGGCAGAGCCACGGCGGGGTCAACAGCACCCTCTACCACGACAAGCATGCCTTCGACCTGGCGATCCTCTCCCTGGCCACCGGCCCGGCCCAGGTCATCCCGGATCGCCGCCTGGAGATGGCGGTCACCGTCGACGCCATCACCTACGGCTCCGACGACTATGCCCAGTTCTATGGGCTCGCCCCGGCTGGCACCTGGCGCCTGGCCTCCAGCCTGTTCCTGAACGGGGAGGCGGCGCTGCAGAAGAGGGCCTACTCGGCGGACGACGACCGGGACGGGACCTACGGATCGATCCAGGTGACGCCCCGCCTCTTCTGGGGCGATAACCGGTACATGGTGCAGTGGCGGCTGGGCTGGGCCCGGGAGGATGCCCGGGCCGGACACAAGAGCTGGGACGGCCCGGAGGCCGCCATTGGCCTTTACTCCCATCTGGTGGCCGACCTCACCGGCTACCTGCAGCTCGGCTTCCAGGACGTCCGCTACGACGCCCAGGACCCCAGCTTCCCCGAGCTGCAGGCGGACAAGCGCTACCGGGCCCTGGCCAGCCTCGCTTCCCCGTTGCCCTGGTGGGACCTGGCCGCCTCCCTGGCCTTCCAGTACACCCGCAACACCTCGACCCTGGATGTCTACGATTACACCCGCCGGCAGACCACCCTGCTCCTGACCCGGAGATTCTAG
- the mqnB gene encoding futalosine hydrolase produces the protein MILVATATGLEMEPLLSRLDAVSGLEPFCVGMGPVEAAARLARHLASLPALPAALLLVGVGGAYPDSGLGIGDLAVAATEVLADTGVRLRDRLEPFDESRLPLCTRFRLDPELGRQAAAILARAGRPCPAAAFATVAATSGTTAAGLAIRDQFRVAVENMEGAAVARVCQLFGVPLVELRAMSNLVQDRDQASWDLPAACLKAAEAGALVAAALAGHGDLPL, from the coding sequence ATGATCCTTGTCGCCACCGCCACCGGGCTGGAGATGGAGCCCCTTTTGTCCCGCCTGGATGCCGTCTCCGGGCTGGAGCCTTTTTGTGTCGGCATGGGGCCGGTGGAGGCGGCGGCCCGCCTGGCCCGGCATCTGGCCAGCCTTCCCGCCCTGCCCGCCGCCCTCCTGCTGGTCGGGGTCGGCGGCGCCTACCCGGACAGCGGCCTGGGGATCGGCGATCTGGCCGTGGCCGCCACCGAGGTCCTGGCCGACACCGGCGTCCGGCTGCGGGACCGGCTGGAGCCCTTCGATGAGAGCCGCCTGCCGCTGTGCACCCGCTTCCGCCTCGACCCGGAGCTTGGCCGCCAGGCCGCGGCAATCCTGGCCCGGGCCGGCCGACCCTGCCCGGCCGCCGCCTTTGCCACGGTGGCCGCGACCAGCGGCACCACCGCCGCCGGGCTTGCCATCCGGGACCAGTTCCGGGTGGCGGTGGAGAACATGGAAGGGGCGGCGGTGGCCCGGGTCTGCCAGCTCTTCGGCGTGCCCCTCGTGGAGCTGCGGGCCATGAGCAACCTGGTGCAGGACCGGGACCAGGCGTCCTGGGACCTGCCTGCTGCCTGTCTGAAGGCCGCGGAGGCCGGCGCCCTGGTAGCGGCGGCCCTGGCCGGCCATGGAGACCTGCCGCTGTGA
- a CDS encoding 1,4-dihydroxy-6-naphthoate synthase: MSSHPVSLAFSPCPNDTFIFHGLAHGLLPPGSPAFTPPVLADVETLNTWALAGRFDVTKLSCHALGLVLDQYVLLEAGAALGRGCGPLVVARERLERAGLARLTVAIPGRLTTAALLFGLWAPEAKRLVAMPFSEIMPAVAAGRVDAGVIIHEGRFTFPDYGLQAVADLGAWWEEESGQPIPLGGIAARRSLGAPLIAAIDAAVRASVRLAQDTPGATSAYVRAHAQELAAPVIAQHIALYVNDFSLNLGATGRAAVRHFLARGRAVGLLPDQPGASGQPLFVSELRPDGEPACPAGHNPG, from the coding sequence GTGAGCAGCCACCCCGTAAGCCTGGCCTTCTCCCCCTGCCCCAACGACACCTTCATCTTCCACGGCCTGGCCCACGGCCTCCTGCCGCCGGGCAGCCCGGCCTTCACCCCGCCTGTGCTCGCCGATGTGGAGACCCTGAACACCTGGGCACTGGCCGGCCGCTTCGATGTCACCAAGCTCTCCTGCCACGCCCTGGGCCTGGTCCTGGACCAGTATGTTCTGCTGGAGGCGGGTGCCGCCCTGGGCCGGGGCTGCGGCCCCCTGGTGGTGGCCCGGGAAAGGCTTGAGCGGGCCGGGCTGGCCCGGTTGACCGTGGCCATCCCCGGCCGCCTGACCACCGCCGCCCTGCTCTTCGGACTCTGGGCCCCGGAGGCCAAGCGCCTGGTGGCCATGCCCTTCTCGGAGATCATGCCTGCCGTGGCCGCGGGCCGGGTGGACGCCGGGGTGATCATCCACGAGGGACGCTTCACCTTTCCGGATTACGGGCTGCAGGCGGTGGCCGACCTGGGCGCCTGGTGGGAGGAAGAATCCGGCCAGCCCATTCCCCTGGGCGGGATCGCTGCTCGCCGCTCCCTGGGCGCCCCCCTCATTGCGGCCATCGATGCCGCGGTGCGCGCCAGCGTCCGCCTGGCGCAGGACACCCCCGGTGCCACCAGCGCGTACGTCCGGGCCCACGCCCAGGAGCTGGCCGCGCCGGTCATCGCCCAGCATATCGCCCTGTATGTCAACGACTTCTCCCTGAACCTGGGCGCCACTGGCCGGGCCGCGGTGCGGCATTTCCTGGCGCGCGGCCGGGCGGTTGGGCTGTTGCCCGATCAGCCGGGGGCGTCCGGCCAGCCCCTCTTCGTCTCCGAGCTGCGCCCGGACGGGGAGCCCGCCTGCCCGGCCGGGCACAATCCCGGTTGA